In Candidatus Saganbacteria bacterium, the DNA window TTTACAGCTGGGACAAAAAGAACGTAGTTCCGCTTGTTTTGATGGACGCTAACCTTCCAGAGAATCCTGATAACTTCAAAAGGCTGACAGACCAGCTTTATCGCGCAGATTATCCTTTGATAAAGATTGCCCAAAGGGCATTGCTCGGTATTGCGGGGATCAAAGCTCTTGATGCGCTAGGTTATTCGATCGATCTTTATCATTTGAACGAAGGCCATGCGGCACTTGCGTACCTTGAAGCAAAAAAGCCTCTCGCGTATACATGCCATACCCCCGTTGAAGCTGGGCACGACCGCTTCCATAAATCCGATCTTTTGAAACTTTTATCCGAGGATGAAGTATCGAAGATAATGGCGACGCCGGCGGCTGAAGGCGATATAGCTAATTTCACAAAACTTGCCATGAGTACAGCGTCTTACGTGAACACGGTAGCTCAAAAACATGGCGAAGTGACCAGGATACAATTCCCAGATTTCCGGGATAAAATATTCAGCATTACAAACGGCGTACACACCCCCACTTGGATGTCTAAATCGATTGCAGAAGTTTTGGATAAATACCAAGACAAGATCGGCCCCTGGAGACAAGATCCCGACAACCTGAAAAATGTCGTAAATCTAAAAGATAACCAACACTTCAAATTCGACCTATGGAATGCCCACCAGCATAACAAGAAGAATTTATGTAAAGTCCTAAAATATTGGCTGCTCGATGAATCCGTATTCACCGTTTGCTGGGCCAGAAGAATTGCTCCTTATAAAAGGCCAAGCCTGATCCTGCATAATCTGGAAAGGATCATCAATATCGCAAAAACCGTAGGTCCAATGCAGATAATACTTGCCGGAAAGGCGCATCCGTCCGACAACATGGGATCGACCCATATTAGAGAAATATTAAATAAGATAGATGCGCTGACAGAAAAGAGAGATATTCTAAAGGTCTTGTTCCTGGAAAATTATGATACATATATTTCAAAACTGCTTGCTTCATCTGTCGATGTTTGGCTAAATAACCCGCTTCCGCCTTTTGAAGCGTCGGGGACATCAGGAATGAAAGCTATCGCGAATGGTGTTCTTCAGCTTAGCACCAAAGACGGTTGGGTAGTTGAAGCGGCGGAAATGGGCCTTGGCCGGATCTTTGGATACTTCCCCAAGGAAGGCGAGCTTGGAAGCGAATACGATTATCATCTCGCGGAAGATTCCGACGCGTTATGCCAAAGCTTGGAAGAGATGGCGGGGCTTTACAACTGCACGATATATGAAAAAGATTTCTTTTATAAGTCGGAATGGATTGACATGATGATAAACTGCATCGCGGCAGCTTCTTTCTTTAATACGAACAGGATGATATCCGAATATAACGCGAAGATCTGGAAATTATAGTTTGATCTGCTTCGCGGAGGCAATAGGCCTTGAAAAAAGCTTGTTCCCCAACTCCAAAAATTGTTCAACTTTCCCGGTAACCAAATAACTATACTTCGCCTTATGATTTTTACTGTTCAATAATTGGTGTTTCCCCAAAACTTCCATCAATTCGTTGGCTGCATATTCTGATGGATCAACAAGCGCAACATTTGGACCGGCTATGCTTGATAAGACCTTAACCAAGTGCGGATAATGCGTACATCCGAGGATCAAAGTATCGATCCCTTCTTTTAATAGCGGCTTTAAGTATTCGACCGCAATTTTTCTTGTCTCATCGGTCTCGATAAATCCCCCCTCGATCATTGGGACAAACAAGGGGCATGGAGAGCTTAAGACCTTTGCGGTATCTTTTAACTCATGGATCGTTCCTTCATAGGCTTTGGAATTAATGGTCGCAAGAGTCGCTATGACCCCTATCTTTTGGTTATGCGTCTTATCAAGCGCGGCCTTTGCTCCCGGCCTTATAAGGGATATTATCGGGAATTTATACTTCTCTTTTAGCACAGGATAAGCGATAGATGAAGATGTCCCGCACGCCATGACAACAGCTTTGACCTTGGCTTTTTCAAAATGATCGAGGATCTCCCTGTTTATCTTAATTATCTCGTCATCCGGCCTTCCACCGTAAGGAACGCGGGCGGTATCGGCAATATAAATGATATCTTCGTGGGGAAGTAGCCTTGTTATTTGCGAGAGGACAGATAGCCCGCCGACCCCGGAATCAAAAACGCCTATCGGGGATGCTTTTTCACTCTTCGATCCGTCCTCGATCTTTTTCGAATATGAAACCACTTTATCGGATTTAATTTTTTGTATATCGCTATTCATCTTGAAAAATAATTAATTATCCCCCTAGTTACGCTGTCCGCGATCTCCTTTTTAAAGCTTTTTTTTTGGGCCAGAGCCCCTTCATGCGGATCCGTGATATATACAGGCTCGATCAAGACCGACGGCATTGTCGAATGGTGGATCGTATAGAACATTGCGCGCCTAACTCCCCTATCCTGCCTCCTCAAATTCAATACCATTTCCTTGTGCACAAGAGATGCCAGCCTAAAGCTCTGCGGGGTGTAATAATACGTTTCGGTGCCGGATATCGATCTCCCGTCGATCGAATTATAATGCACTCCAATATAAATGTCAGCTTTGGCATTTTCCGTAAAATCGACTATATCCGAAAGATCGTTCTTAATATCCAATCTCCTGGTCATAAAAACCGAAGCGCCATTTTTCCTTAATTGGTCGGAGATAAGAAAAGCGGTCTTTAATGTCAGGTCTTTTTCCCTAATGCCGTTTACTCCAAAAGCTCCGGGATCTTCCCCTCCATGCCCAGGATCAATTACTATCTTCCGCCCCTTCAGGATATTGCTTGTCTTTGCGATCCCGCTAATGATAGGTTCCAGGACTTCTATTTTTATTGGGTGGCGGGCATCTGCGCGCGTATCTTCGGGACCAGGGTATTTAACGCCCTTGTCTGTGTACATGCAAGGGATATCTACATCCGAAATCTCTATGAGCACTTCCCCTTTTCCATATAAAGAAGCGATCTCATATTTAACATTCTTTTTTAATTCGATGACAAGTCTTGCATTATCGCCTTCGGGGCTCGTTGACCTAATAACTTTGATCCTTGAGCTTTTCTTGGGTGCGGTTTCGAATTTGGACGTTTCGGAATCTTTAAAAGTTAAGACAAGCCTATCAGGGAATGCTTTAATTGTTGGGGTCACATAATCGGACGTATTGACCAATATCTCATCATAATATTTATGCCACTTGATCTCCGCGCTTTCTATCTTTACGGGCTCGGCAAAGGCAGGAACAATAAATAAAAAGCAGAACAAAACCGCAAGAGCAATAGCCCTCACCCATTTTATTCTTATTTGAAAACTATTAGATATTTCCCCTCTCCCACTGGGAGAGGGGTTGATAGAATAAAGTATCGAAACAAAATAGTCGGGTGAGGGTTTAGAAAGTTTCACGAATTAGTCTCAGGAGTTTTTTTCTTTCATTCAAGCTCGGATCATCCAATACTTTTTCCAAAAGCTTATTTAATATTTTTCCGACCTGCGGCCCCGGTTTGATCTTGAG includes these proteins:
- the glgP gene encoding alpha-glucan family phosphorylase is translated as MDEKIIKLTCADPADHRLNDDITETEYFGYPLESIINAEERLANKENRSIAYFSMEFGLAPSIYNKLESKHPIHELNRIKKHEIFSNLKDMDYYHSFLFEELLDLPIYSGGLGVLAGDALKSCADLNLSVAGVGILWNKGYFKQNFWFKYGQVPEELQWDPKTYPGLVPLDKYITIPLGKFGLKLKLWKYYVYSWDKKNVVPLVLMDANLPENPDNFKRLTDQLYRADYPLIKIAQRALLGIAGIKALDALGYSIDLYHLNEGHAALAYLEAKKPLAYTCHTPVEAGHDRFHKSDLLKLLSEDEVSKIMATPAAEGDIANFTKLAMSTASYVNTVAQKHGEVTRIQFPDFRDKIFSITNGVHTPTWMSKSIAEVLDKYQDKIGPWRQDPDNLKNVVNLKDNQHFKFDLWNAHQHNKKNLCKVLKYWLLDESVFTVCWARRIAPYKRPSLILHNLERIINIAKTVGPMQIILAGKAHPSDNMGSTHIREILNKIDALTEKRDILKVLFLENYDTYISKLLASSVDVWLNNPLPPFEASGTSGMKAIANGVLQLSTKDGWVVEAAEMGLGRIFGYFPKEGELGSEYDYHLAEDSDALCQSLEEMAGLYNCTIYEKDFFYKSEWIDMMINCIAAASFFNTNRMISEYNAKIWKL
- a CDS encoding glutamate racemase, whose protein sequence is MNSDIQKIKSDKVVSYSKKIEDGSKSEKASPIGVFDSGVGGLSVLSQITRLLPHEDIIYIADTARVPYGGRPDDEIIKINREILDHFEKAKVKAVVMACGTSSSIAYPVLKEKYKFPIISLIRPGAKAALDKTHNQKIGVIATLATINSKAYEGTIHELKDTAKVLSSPCPLFVPMIEGGFIETDETRKIAVEYLKPLLKEGIDTLILGCTHYPHLVKVLSSIAGPNVALVDPSEYAANELMEVLGKHQLLNSKNHKAKYSYLVTGKVEQFLELGNKLFSRPIASAKQIKL
- a CDS encoding N-acetylmuramoyl-L-alanine amidase; this translates as MKLSKPSPDYFVSILYSINPSPSGRGEISNSFQIRIKWVRAIALAVLFCFLFIVPAFAEPVKIESAEIKWHKYYDEILVNTSDYVTPTIKAFPDRLVLTFKDSETSKFETAPKKSSRIKVIRSTSPEGDNARLVIELKKNVKYEIASLYGKGEVLIEISDVDIPCMYTDKGVKYPGPEDTRADARHPIKIEVLEPIISGIAKTSNILKGRKIVIDPGHGGEDPGAFGVNGIREKDLTLKTAFLISDQLRKNGASVFMTRRLDIKNDLSDIVDFTENAKADIYIGVHYNSIDGRSISGTETYYYTPQSFRLASLVHKEMVLNLRRQDRGVRRAMFYTIHHSTMPSVLIEPVYITDPHEGALAQKKSFKKEIADSVTRGIINYFSR